In one Erythrobacteraceae bacterium WH01K genomic region, the following are encoded:
- a CDS encoding DASS family sodium-coupled anion symporter, with product MTARTIGLLVGALALAFGVFAPPPAGMTREALIVAGLVVLMAAWWMTEALPLTATALMPFIVLPFTGVSDARTTASTYYSPILFLLLGGAFIALAIERTGLHKRLATAILNALGQRGGQAGLLIAFMASAAILSMLISNTSTTLIMMPMAIAVLAGGGSGEDTADGLYGALPMGIAFAASIGGLGTLVGSPTNAIAVGLLETSIGVQISFAEWMLYGLPVVVIGVPAAAFVIARVQRVAAHPFDVAKARDAIAQDTPLGTPQKRVMAVVALTFLAWMTRLLVAPYLPTGSWTDGTIAIFASLALFLLPDGTGRPLLTWQEADRAPWGVIMMFGGGLALAAGMGASGLADWLGNALLVLETVPLLLVALALVAMVVLITEFASNVATASAIIPVVASLVVALGADPVLLAMPAALAASWGFMLPAGTGPNAIAWATGRIRIERMVKAGLILDLLGIGLIVGAVWLVAAVFA from the coding sequence ATGACTGCACGAACAATCGGGCTGCTGGTCGGCGCGCTGGCCCTGGCATTCGGCGTCTTCGCGCCGCCGCCTGCCGGAATGACCCGGGAAGCGTTGATCGTGGCGGGGCTGGTCGTCCTGATGGCCGCGTGGTGGATGACGGAAGCCCTGCCGCTGACCGCAACCGCGCTGATGCCATTCATCGTCCTGCCCTTCACCGGGGTCAGCGACGCGCGGACGACGGCCAGTACCTATTATTCCCCGATCCTGTTCCTCCTCTTGGGCGGCGCATTCATCGCCCTCGCCATCGAACGCACGGGGCTGCACAAACGGCTGGCGACAGCGATCCTGAATGCGCTGGGGCAGCGCGGCGGGCAGGCAGGACTGCTCATCGCCTTCATGGCGAGTGCGGCGATCCTGTCGATGCTCATCTCCAATACCTCCACCACGCTCATCATGATGCCGATGGCGATTGCCGTTCTGGCCGGGGGAGGAAGCGGGGAAGACACGGCGGACGGTCTTTACGGCGCCTTGCCGATGGGGATCGCCTTTGCCGCCAGCATCGGCGGGCTGGGCACGCTGGTCGGCTCCCCCACCAATGCGATTGCGGTAGGCCTGCTGGAGACATCCATCGGCGTGCAGATCAGCTTTGCGGAGTGGATGCTGTACGGACTGCCCGTCGTCGTGATCGGCGTGCCCGCAGCGGCGTTCGTCATCGCGCGGGTGCAACGGGTCGCCGCGCATCCCTTCGATGTGGCCAAGGCGCGAGACGCCATCGCCCAGGATACGCCTCTCGGCACGCCGCAGAAGCGGGTCATGGCAGTGGTGGCCCTCACGTTCCTGGCCTGGATGACCAGGCTGCTGGTCGCGCCCTACCTCCCCACGGGAAGCTGGACGGACGGGACGATCGCCATCTTCGCCAGCCTCGCGCTGTTCCTGCTGCCCGACGGCACGGGCCGTCCGCTGCTGACATGGCAGGAAGCCGACCGCGCGCCATGGGGTGTCATCATGATGTTCGGCGGCGGGCTGGCCCTCGCCGCGGGCATGGGCGCGAGCGGGCTTGCCGACTGGCTGGGCAATGCGTTGCTGGTGCTGGAAACCGTGCCGCTGCTGCTGGTCGCGCTGGCGCTGGTCGCGATGGTCGTCCTGATCACCGAATTTGCCAGCAATGTCGCCACTGCCAGCGCGATCATCCCGGTCGTCGCCAGCCTGGTCGTGGCGCTGGGGGCCGACCCGGTGCTGCTTGCCATGCCGGCCGCCCTCGCCGCCAGTTGGGGCTTCATGCTGCCGGCCGGAACCGGACCCAATGCCATCGCGTGGGCGACGGGCCGGATCAGGATAGAACGCATGGTGAAGGCGGGCCTGATCCTCGACCTGCTCGGCATCGGCCTGATCGTCGGCGCGGTCTGGCTGGTGGCTGCTGTGTTCGCTTGA
- the purT gene encoding formate-dependent phosphoribosylglycinamide formyltransferase, whose translation MAFTAKILLLGSGELGREFIISAKRLGAYVVACDSYADAPAMQVADESEVFSMLDGDALRSVAQRHEPDYVVPEVEAIRTEVLADLEASGFNIVPSARATQMTMNRDAIRDLAAQELGITTSTYRYAESLDEVRAAAEVTGFPCVIKPVMSSSGKGQSTVHSARELEAAWDYACAGMRGDRARVIVEGFIDFDYEITLLTVRHKDGVTFCPPIGHRQERGDYRESWQPAAMADGPIAAAQDMARRVVDALASGGAGYGLFGVEFFVRGENVIFSELSPRPHDTGMVTLASQNLSEFDLHARAIMGLPIPQEIRARPSASAVILADRESEDFRYEGMADAMTGGADVRIFGKPVTRPYRRMGVALASAADTDTALRVAGEAASTVTISYE comes from the coding sequence ATGGCGTTCACTGCGAAGATCCTGCTCCTCGGCTCCGGCGAACTGGGGCGCGAATTCATTATCTCGGCCAAGCGGCTGGGCGCGTATGTCGTCGCCTGCGACAGCTATGCAGACGCGCCGGCAATGCAGGTGGCGGACGAGAGCGAGGTCTTCTCCATGCTCGACGGCGACGCCTTGCGCAGCGTCGCCCAGCGGCACGAACCCGATTACGTGGTGCCCGAGGTCGAGGCGATCCGGACCGAGGTGCTGGCCGATCTCGAAGCGTCCGGGTTCAATATCGTGCCCAGCGCACGCGCGACACAGATGACCATGAACCGCGACGCCATCCGCGATCTGGCGGCGCAGGAGCTGGGGATTACCACCAGCACCTATCGCTATGCCGAAAGCCTGGACGAAGTTCGCGCTGCGGCCGAGGTGACGGGTTTTCCCTGCGTCATCAAGCCGGTCATGTCCTCCTCCGGCAAAGGCCAGAGCACCGTGCATTCAGCCAGGGAGCTTGAGGCTGCATGGGATTACGCCTGCGCCGGTATGCGCGGCGACAGGGCGCGTGTCATCGTCGAAGGCTTCATCGATTTCGACTACGAAATCACGCTGCTGACGGTGCGTCACAAGGACGGCGTGACCTTCTGCCCGCCCATCGGCCATCGGCAGGAACGCGGCGACTACCGCGAAAGCTGGCAACCGGCCGCCATGGCGGACGGCCCCATCGCGGCGGCGCAGGACATGGCCCGCCGGGTCGTGGATGCGCTGGCATCAGGCGGGGCGGGCTACGGCCTGTTCGGCGTCGAGTTCTTCGTTCGGGGCGAGAACGTCATTTTCTCGGAACTCAGCCCCCGGCCCCACGATACGGGTATGGTCACGCTGGCGAGCCAGAACCTGTCGGAATTCGACCTTCACGCAAGGGCGATCATGGGTCTCCCCATCCCGCAAGAAATCCGCGCGCGCCCGTCGGCAAGCGCCGTCATCCTGGCCGACCGGGAAAGCGAGGACTTTCGCTATGAAGGAATGGCGGACGCCATGACAGGCGGCGCGGATGTGCGCATCTTCGGCAAACCCGTGACCCGCCCATATCGCCGGATGGGCGTCGCACTCGCCTCGGCGGCGGATACCGATACCGCTCTCCGCGTTGCAGGCGAAGCGGCATCGACGGTCACGATTTCCTACGAATGA
- the pal gene encoding peptidoglycan-associated lipoprotein Pal — protein MTYRIATTMLLAGTLALGACKKDAPEDLPPPPIDPNAGSNQQADPAAPGVGTNEHFVAGVNGQNIIYFDTDRYNIDSADAAALQTQAQYLAQYPSVSVTIEGHADERGTREYNLALGERRANAAKNYLTSIGVAANRISVVSYGEERPVALASNPEAWAQNRRAVTIVVN, from the coding sequence ATGACGTACCGTATCGCCACCACCATGCTGCTCGCCGGCACGCTCGCCCTTGGCGCGTGCAAGAAGGACGCACCGGAAGACCTGCCTCCGCCGCCGATCGATCCGAATGCCGGGTCGAACCAGCAGGCCGACCCGGCTGCCCCCGGCGTCGGCACGAACGAGCATTTCGTTGCCGGGGTCAACGGCCAGAACATCATCTATTTCGACACCGACCGCTACAATATCGACAGCGCCGATGCCGCCGCCCTGCAGACGCAGGCGCAGTATCTCGCTCAGTATCCCAGCGTCTCGGTCACGATCGAGGGCCATGCCGATGAACGCGGAACGCGTGAATACAACCTCGCTCTGGGCGAGCGGCGCGCGAATGCGGCGAAGAACTACCTGACGTCGATCGGTGTGGCAGCAAATCGCATCTCGGTCGTCAGCTATGGCGAGGAACGCCCGGTTGCCCTGGCATCCAATCCCGAGGCGTGGGCACAGAACCGCCGTGCGGTGACGATCGTCGTCAACTGA
- the tolQ gene encoding protein TolQ, which yields MNVLAVAAAAPTRLNPLELFLDADIVVQAVMIGLLIASVWSWMIIISFATRLGGVRRRSKAFEAEFWQADDFDSVMRDHQKKNVPAARVANAAMLEWKRSTKGGLKDRDGARQRIASAMESQVATEADDLSDRLGFLATTGSVAPFVGLFGTVWGIMNSFFQIGAQESSSLAVVAPGISEALFATAIGLFAAIPAVIAYNRFSGAVNTFEGRLQRFADRFHANLSRELERV from the coding sequence ATGAATGTGCTCGCCGTCGCTGCTGCGGCCCCGACCCGCCTCAATCCGCTCGAGCTGTTCCTGGACGCCGACATCGTCGTTCAGGCGGTCATGATCGGCCTGCTGATCGCCTCGGTCTGGAGCTGGATGATCATCATCAGCTTCGCCACCCGGCTTGGTGGGGTGCGTCGCCGGTCCAAGGCGTTCGAGGCCGAGTTCTGGCAGGCGGACGATTTCGACAGCGTCATGCGTGACCACCAGAAGAAAAACGTGCCGGCCGCCCGCGTTGCCAATGCCGCGATGCTGGAATGGAAGCGTTCGACCAAGGGCGGGCTGAAGGATCGCGACGGCGCGCGGCAGAGAATCGCCAGTGCGATGGAAAGCCAGGTCGCGACCGAGGCCGACGATCTGTCCGACCGCTTGGGCTTCCTGGCCACGACCGGCTCCGTCGCGCCGTTCGTGGGCCTGTTCGGCACGGTGTGGGGCATCATGAACAGCTTCTTCCAGATCGGGGCCCAGGAAAGCTCTTCGCTCGCCGTGGTCGCGCCGGGCATCTCGGAGGCGCTGTTCGCCACTGCCATCGGCCTGTTCGCAGCCATTCCCGCAGTGATCGCCTATAACCGCTTCTCGGGCGCGGTGAACACATTCGAGGGGCGGCTGCAGCGCTTTGCCGACCGGTTCCATGCCAATCTGAGCCGGGAACTGGAGCGCGTCTGA
- a CDS encoding J domain-containing protein has translation MPRAGRSNDWGFPRWRPYGSSRETVAQRECDRHGCTEAGLCPAPKSPNSPDRWHFCQKHAAEYNKGWDYFEGLDKEQAAERKRTEQRDANAYAEAQHYGWAGSGDGTWTADELLALEVLELETDADFETIKKAYRIRAKAVHPDVKPGDEEAAKEFQKIQVAYEVLKNGEDRRSWKG, from the coding sequence TTGCCTAGGGCGGGCCGTTCCAACGATTGGGGCTTTCCCCGCTGGCGTCCCTATGGCTCCAGCCGCGAAACCGTGGCCCAGCGCGAATGCGACCGGCACGGGTGCACGGAAGCCGGGCTGTGTCCTGCGCCCAAGTCGCCCAACAGCCCTGACCGCTGGCATTTCTGCCAGAAGCACGCGGCGGAATACAACAAGGGCTGGGATTACTTCGAAGGGCTGGACAAGGAACAGGCCGCCGAACGCAAGCGGACCGAGCAGCGCGATGCAAACGCCTACGCCGAGGCGCAGCATTACGGCTGGGCCGGCAGCGGGGACGGGACCTGGACCGCCGACGAACTGCTGGCGCTGGAAGTGCTGGAGCTGGAAACCGACGCCGATTTCGAGACGATCAAGAAGGCGTATCGCATCCGCGCAAAGGCGGTCCATCCGGACGTGAAACCGGGCGACGAGGAAGCGGCGAAGGAATTCCAGAAGATCCAGGTCGCCTACGAAGTCCTGAAAAACGGCGAGGACCGCCGCAGCTGGAAGGGGTAA
- a CDS encoding SDR family NAD(P)-dependent oxidoreductase yields the protein MSAPSPVCLVIGAGAGIGGHVAQRFAEGGYHAVLARRSGEAGLAKLVRQIEDAGGEASGTLLDAAADGTIEELVERVESDIGPISCAVYNLGAQIGNRALAGTPHRTFELGWRLGTFGLFRLAHILAPRMVERGAGTILVTSATAAVRGNAGQHSHAAAMGGRRMLCQTLNAELAPQGVHVAHVVVDGPVDAPDTLGRMLGENFEAYKQAKGEDGMIDPAAIAETYWHLAHQPRNCWSHEVDIRPFSNTAWWNDNPAPGLSAKDVT from the coding sequence ATGAGCGCGCCCAGCCCCGTCTGTCTCGTCATCGGAGCCGGTGCCGGGATCGGCGGGCATGTGGCGCAGCGCTTCGCCGAGGGCGGCTATCATGCCGTCCTCGCGCGGCGATCGGGCGAGGCGGGGCTGGCGAAGCTGGTCCGGCAAATCGAGGATGCGGGAGGCGAGGCGAGCGGCACGCTTCTGGATGCCGCGGCGGACGGCACGATCGAGGAACTGGTGGAGCGTGTCGAAAGCGATATCGGCCCGATCTCCTGCGCGGTCTACAATCTGGGCGCGCAGATCGGGAACCGGGCACTGGCGGGCACACCGCACCGGACCTTCGAACTGGGCTGGCGGCTGGGCACGTTCGGCCTCTTCCGGCTCGCCCACATCCTTGCCCCGCGCATGGTCGAGCGCGGTGCCGGAACCATCCTCGTCACCAGCGCTACCGCGGCCGTGCGCGGCAATGCCGGGCAGCATAGCCACGCTGCGGCGATGGGCGGGCGGCGGATGCTGTGCCAGACCCTGAATGCCGAACTGGCGCCGCAGGGTGTCCATGTGGCGCACGTGGTGGTCGATGGGCCCGTTGACGCGCCGGATACGCTGGGCAGGATGCTGGGCGAGAATTTCGAGGCGTACAAACAGGCAAAGGGCGAGGACGGTATGATCGACCCCGCGGCGATCGCCGAAACCTACTGGCACCTGGCGCACCAGCCGCGCAATTGCTGGAGCCACGAAGTGGATATCCGGCCCTTCTCCAACACCGCGTGGTGGAACGACAATCCGGCACCCGGGCTTTCTGCGAAAGACGTGACCTGA
- the tolB gene encoding Tol-Pal system beta propeller repeat protein TolB, whose amino-acid sequence MRISFLFGLAVVFSSPVLAQDLAAPAPADGEVVQIEDDEEGGLTGGSVVDRIDFDDLGIAIPAFAADRDVPTAANSAGTAALGLELARVITSDLKNNGLFKPTGPDALPRPTYPQITDPQWSTWSNRGAEMLVQGYVRAQDDGRLVVGCYLYDMALQDELARSGWIVPPSDWRRAAHKCADLVYSRLTGEDPFFDSRIAYIAETGPKDNRTKRLAVMDSDGANHRFLTLGGSTALTPRYSPDYRRLLYLSYVDGNPRIYIYDIGSGRQQLVTQNSNPTFAPRWSPDGKWILYSMAVNGNTDIYRVSAEGGPSVRLTDAPGIDIGGSYSPDGSQIVFESDRSGSQQIYVMDSNGGNQRRLSFFGGRAATPEWSPRGDQIAFTYIPGDFNIAVMSPNGRNFRKLTNAWQDEAPTWSPNGRIIQFFRTERNSGKTSIYQVDLTGENERRLPTPVNASDPAWGPILP is encoded by the coding sequence ATGCGTATTTCCTTCCTTTTCGGCCTTGCGGTGGTTTTCTCTTCTCCTGTCCTTGCACAGGATCTTGCCGCGCCCGCCCCAGCGGACGGCGAAGTCGTCCAGATCGAGGATGACGAGGAAGGCGGCCTGACCGGCGGCAGCGTCGTCGACCGCATCGATTTCGACGATCTCGGAATTGCCATCCCGGCCTTCGCCGCCGACCGCGACGTGCCCACCGCCGCCAATTCGGCCGGCACGGCAGCGCTGGGGCTGGAACTGGCACGGGTCATCACCTCGGACCTCAAGAACAACGGCCTGTTCAAGCCGACCGGGCCGGACGCACTGCCGCGACCGACTTATCCGCAGATCACGGATCCCCAATGGAGTACGTGGTCCAACCGCGGTGCGGAAATGCTGGTCCAGGGCTATGTCCGTGCGCAGGACGACGGGCGGCTGGTGGTGGGCTGCTACCTTTACGACATGGCGCTGCAGGACGAACTGGCCCGTTCCGGCTGGATTGTCCCGCCCTCCGACTGGCGCCGTGCCGCCCATAAGTGCGCCGATCTCGTCTATTCGCGCCTGACCGGTGAAGATCCGTTCTTCGACAGCCGCATCGCCTATATCGCGGAAACGGGGCCGAAGGATAACCGGACCAAGCGGCTTGCCGTCATGGACAGCGACGGGGCCAATCACCGCTTCCTGACGCTGGGCGGTTCGACTGCGCTTACCCCGCGATATTCCCCCGATTACCGCCGCCTGCTCTATCTCAGCTATGTTGACGGCAATCCGCGGATCTACATCTACGATATCGGTAGCGGTCGCCAACAGCTGGTCACCCAGAACAGCAACCCGACCTTCGCCCCGCGCTGGAGCCCGGATGGCAAGTGGATCCTCTATTCCATGGCCGTCAACGGCAATACCGACATCTACCGCGTCAGCGCCGAAGGGGGCCCCAGCGTCCGCCTGACCGATGCACCGGGCATCGATATCGGCGGCTCCTATTCCCCCGATGGCAGCCAGATCGTGTTCGAGAGCGACCGGTCGGGAAGCCAGCAGATTTACGTTATGGATTCGAACGGCGGCAACCAGCGCCGCCTGTCCTTCTTCGGCGGTCGCGCCGCTACGCCGGAATGGAGCCCGCGCGGCGACCAGATCGCCTTCACCTACATCCCGGGCGACTTCAACATCGCCGTGATGAGCCCCAATGGCCGCAATTTCCGCAAGCTGACGAATGCGTGGCAGGACGAGGCGCCGACCTGGTCGCCCAATGGCCGTATCATCCAGTTCTTCCGGACAGAGCGCAATTCGGGCAAGACGTCGATCTACCAGGTGGACCTGACGGGCGAGAACGAACGCCGCCTGCCCACCCCGGTGAACGCGTCGGACCCGGCATGGGGACCGATCCTTCCCTGA
- a CDS encoding YbgC/FadM family acyl-CoA thioesterase, with product MTVSPTPPGGIFDGPVHLYAVRVYYEDTDLSGITYHANYLRWFERARSDVLRMLQIDQREAIEAGEGAYAVADVALRYVRPAKLDDDVVIHTRCTDIRAASVRMNQRAMRGDELLCTAQLRVGFVAPDGRPRRQPEAWRNAFKTVLTEEPVS from the coding sequence ATGACAGTCTCCCCCACTCCTCCCGGTGGCATCTTCGATGGCCCGGTTCACCTCTACGCCGTGCGCGTGTATTACGAAGATACGGACCTGTCCGGCATCACCTATCACGCCAATTACCTGCGGTGGTTCGAGCGCGCGCGGTCCGACGTGCTGCGCATGCTTCAGATCGACCAGCGCGAGGCGATCGAAGCCGGAGAAGGTGCCTATGCGGTGGCCGATGTGGCTCTGCGATACGTGCGGCCTGCGAAGCTGGACGACGATGTCGTGATCCACACTCGCTGTACCGATATCCGTGCGGCGTCCGTCAGGATGAACCAGCGGGCGATGCGGGGCGACGAATTGCTGTGTACAGCGCAGTTGCGAGTCGGCTTCGTGGCCCCCGACGGACGGCCCCGCCGCCAGCCCGAGGCGTGGCGCAATGCTTTCAAGACTGTTTTGACCGAGGAACCCGTTTCATGA
- a CDS encoding biopolymer transporter ExbD, with translation MAMGIHNTSRRGRGSRRAPMAEINVTPFVDVMLVLLIIFMVTAPLLTAGVPVDLPESRANALPQESEQVTVSILQDGTIYLGEQPLVPGSFAQELEALGAVGDRPEVTLRADRTLDYGLVMGVMGELNRAGFNSISLVTNGSVEAP, from the coding sequence ATGGCGATGGGCATCCACAACACGTCTCGCCGCGGCCGGGGTTCGCGCCGGGCCCCGATGGCGGAAATCAACGTCACGCCGTTCGTGGACGTGATGCTGGTGCTGCTCATCATCTTCATGGTGACGGCCCCGCTGCTGACTGCGGGTGTGCCGGTCGACCTGCCGGAAAGCCGGGCAAATGCGCTGCCGCAGGAAAGCGAGCAGGTCACCGTGTCGATCCTGCAGGACGGTACGATCTATCTCGGCGAACAGCCGCTCGTCCCGGGCAGCTTTGCGCAGGAACTGGAGGCGCTGGGCGCTGTGGGCGACCGGCCCGAGGTCACGCTGCGTGCGGACCGGACGCTCGACTATGGCCTCGTGATGGGCGTGATGGGCGAACTGAACCGTGCCGGTTTCAATTCGATCTCGTTGGTCACCAACGGTTCAGTCGAAGCGCCATAG
- a CDS encoding cystathionine gamma-synthase family protein, with the protein MTDTPSTADSATEQPTPRRNPKPEVTTIGGRELKPATLMMGHGFDPALSEGSLKSPVFLTSTFAFESAAAGKRHFEGITGQRPGGADGLVYSRFNGPNQEILEDRLAIWDGAEEALSFSSGMTAIAILMLAACKAGDVIVHSGPLYAASEGFVAKTMAKYGVTYIDFPAGASAEKLDEVMKAAKAKAEEQGGEVPLIYLESPGNPTNALVDIEAVKVARDAHFDPDRCPIAIDNTFLGPLWQRPLEHGADLVVYSLTKYVGGHSDLVAGSVAGPKRFIDAIRALRNTMGGIADPNTAWMLCRSLETVELRMQRAGENAARVCEFLKQHPKVDGLGYLGMIEDERQKDIYDRHCLGAGSTFSLFLKGGEEECFHFLDNLKVAKLAVSLGGTETLASHPASMTHLSVAHGRRQELGITDSLVRISIGIEDADDLIADFEQALEAV; encoded by the coding sequence ATGACCGATACGCCCAGCACCGCCGATTCCGCGACCGAACAGCCGACCCCGCGCCGCAATCCCAAGCCCGAGGTCACGACCATCGGCGGACGCGAACTGAAGCCTGCAACCCTGATGATGGGGCATGGCTTCGACCCCGCCCTGTCCGAAGGTTCGCTGAAAAGTCCCGTTTTCCTTACCAGCACCTTCGCCTTCGAGAGCGCGGCGGCGGGCAAGCGTCACTTCGAAGGCATTACCGGCCAGCGCCCGGGCGGCGCAGACGGCCTCGTCTATTCGCGCTTCAACGGCCCGAACCAGGAAATTCTGGAGGATCGCCTCGCGATCTGGGACGGCGCGGAAGAGGCGCTCAGCTTCTCCAGCGGCATGACCGCTATCGCCATCCTGATGCTGGCCGCCTGCAAGGCGGGTGACGTGATCGTCCACTCCGGGCCCTTGTACGCCGCATCGGAAGGCTTCGTCGCCAAGACCATGGCGAAATACGGCGTGACCTATATCGACTTCCCAGCCGGCGCGAGCGCCGAGAAACTGGACGAGGTGATGAAGGCGGCGAAGGCCAAGGCCGAGGAACAGGGCGGCGAGGTTCCACTGATCTACCTCGAAAGCCCCGGCAACCCGACCAATGCGCTGGTCGATATCGAGGCGGTAAAGGTAGCGCGCGATGCGCATTTCGATCCCGACCGCTGTCCCATCGCGATCGACAACACCTTCCTCGGCCCCCTGTGGCAGCGCCCGCTGGAGCATGGCGCGGACCTGGTGGTCTACAGCCTGACCAAGTATGTCGGCGGCCATTCCGACCTCGTGGCGGGCAGCGTTGCCGGGCCGAAGCGGTTCATCGATGCCATCCGCGCGCTCAGGAACACGATGGGCGGCATTGCCGATCCCAACACTGCGTGGATGCTGTGCCGCAGCCTCGAGACCGTGGAACTGCGCATGCAGCGCGCCGGCGAGAACGCTGCCAGGGTCTGCGAATTCCTGAAACAGCATCCCAAGGTCGACGGCCTGGGCTATCTCGGCATGATCGAGGACGAGCGTCAGAAGGACATCTACGACCGGCATTGTCTGGGCGCAGGCAGCACCTTCTCGCTGTTCCTGAAAGGCGGCGAAGAGGAATGCTTCCACTTCCTCGACAATCTGAAGGTCGCCAAGCTGGCCGTAAGCCTCGGCGGGACGGAGACGCTCGCCAGCCACCCGGCCAGCATGACGCACCTCTCGGTCGCCCATGGCCGCCGGCAGGAACTCGGCATCACCGACAGCCTCGTGCGCATCAGCATCGGGATCGAGGACGCGGACGACCTGATCGCCGACTTCGAGCAGGCGCTGGAAGCGGTCTGA
- a CDS encoding energy transducer TonB, with protein sequence MAATALRRDEASALAVAAVLHAALIGVLLLQPDDRAPAPEPERVVVSLSEDVGLTSTAPDPVAESRAPQAPTFSELAAPPPPTPVQVTPPQETPRTVPPRPTPPTRARPRPAPTSAPRPTPTRAARPSPAPTRAARPSPAPAPAPAPSPRATSGASRIGSDFLPGSGESASSTETRIPASQIGGSAKASLLAAITRELRPHWNAPNGVDAELLVTPVSWRLSENGALQGSPSCGTTRGITDSNRPQADRHCELAIRAVRLAAPFDLPDQYYNAWKSVRNFEFSGEL encoded by the coding sequence ATGGCTGCAACCGCCCTTCGCCGCGATGAAGCATCCGCCCTGGCAGTGGCTGCGGTCCTGCATGCAGCGCTGATCGGCGTCCTGCTGCTGCAACCGGACGACCGCGCCCCCGCGCCGGAGCCGGAACGTGTCGTCGTCAGCCTGTCGGAAGATGTCGGGCTGACCTCCACCGCGCCGGACCCCGTGGCGGAAAGCCGCGCTCCGCAGGCCCCGACATTCTCCGAACTGGCCGCACCTCCGCCGCCGACACCGGTGCAGGTGACGCCGCCACAGGAAACGCCGCGAACGGTGCCGCCGCGTCCCACGCCGCCGACCCGGGCACGTCCGCGTCCTGCGCCGACCAGCGCCCCGCGGCCGACCCCGACGCGTGCGGCAAGACCGTCCCCGGCACCGACCCGCGCTGCGCGGCCCAGTCCTGCACCGGCACCCGCACCCGCTCCGTCTCCGCGCGCAACCTCCGGTGCCAGCCGGATCGGCAGCGATTTCCTTCCCGGTAGCGGGGAAAGCGCGTCCAGCACCGAAACCCGCATTCCCGCATCGCAGATCGGCGGCAGCGCGAAGGCAAGCCTGCTGGCGGCGATTACCCGCGAATTGCGCCCGCACTGGAACGCGCCCAACGGCGTCGATGCCGAATTGCTGGTAACGCCCGTCAGCTGGCGATTGTCCGAAAACGGGGCGCTGCAGGGCAGCCCTTCGTGCGGAACGACCCGCGGCATTACCGATTCCAATCGCCCGCAGGCCGACCGGCACTGCGAGCTTGCCATCAGGGCGGTTCGTCTTGCCGCCCCTTTCGACTTGCCCGATCAGTATTACAACGCGTGGAAGTCGGTCAGAAACTTCGAATTCAGCGGTGAACTGTGA
- a CDS encoding glutathione S-transferase, giving the protein MPDNQDTLYTMPGTCSLAANIAVAWLDAPVAVENMDYGDHKKDAYLKINPKGKVPAIRFADGDVLTELSAILGWLGAEHGKDRYARDTTLGRREAEALSYMTTEVHASYGPHFAAQNFAESESAQEEVKQAAYDTLRGHYERMEKKLSDAGGEWYLGEKSFADAFLYVLVRWLDQTPLSLGDYPSLSAHRDRMEADEGVKTALARQNMEPQG; this is encoded by the coding sequence ATGCCCGATAACCAAGATACCCTCTACACCATGCCCGGCACCTGCTCGCTCGCCGCCAACATCGCGGTCGCGTGGCTGGATGCACCGGTTGCGGTCGAGAATATGGACTATGGTGACCACAAGAAGGACGCCTATCTTAAGATCAACCCCAAGGGGAAAGTGCCGGCAATCCGTTTTGCCGATGGCGATGTGCTGACAGAGCTTTCGGCGATCCTCGGCTGGTTGGGGGCGGAGCATGGCAAGGACCGCTATGCGCGCGACACTACGCTGGGCCGCCGCGAGGCGGAGGCGCTGTCGTACATGACGACTGAAGTCCATGCCTCTTACGGCCCGCATTTTGCCGCGCAGAACTTCGCCGAAAGCGAGTCGGCACAGGAAGAAGTGAAGCAGGCCGCCTACGATACGCTTCGCGGCCATTACGAACGGATGGAGAAGAAGCTCTCCGATGCCGGCGGCGAATGGTATCTGGGCGAGAAGAGCTTTGCCGACGCGTTCCTCTATGTCCTCGTGCGCTGGCTCGACCAGACGCCGCTGTCGCTGGGGGATTACCCGTCGTTATCCGCGCACCGCGACCGGATGGAGGCGGATGAGGGCGTGAAAACCGCACTCGCCCGGCAGAACATGGAGCCTCAGGGCTGA